The following are from one region of the Silene latifolia isolate original U9 population chromosome 9, ASM4854445v1, whole genome shotgun sequence genome:
- the LOC141600932 gene encoding uncharacterized protein LOC141600932 produces the protein MRGVMRFGNKRNLSQKYIGPYEILDRVGEVTYRLALPPALDKVHIVFHVSQLRKYVSDPTHVLEPEHIEIDEQLSYVEEPKEILDTKVRKTRNGETSLVKVLWSNHKVEEVTWEAEAAMRDKYPSLFV, from the coding sequence atgagaGGTGTGATGAGGTTTGGGAATAAACGGAATCTGAGTCAGAAGTATATCgggccatatgagatcttagacagaGTTGGAGAGGTAACTTACCGTTTAGCATTACCTCCAGCTTTGGATAAGGTCCATATTGTTTTTCATGTTTCACAAttgaggaagtatgtgagtgatcctactcATGTACTAGAACCTGAGCATATTGAGATTGATGAGCAGTTGTCTTATGTTGAGGAGCCTAAGGAGATCTTGGATACAAAAGTGAGGAAGACTCGTAATGGTGAGACATCATTAGTGaaggttttatggtctaatcataaGGTGGAAGAAGTTACATGGGAAGCTGAAGCTGCTATGCGAGACAAGTATCCTAGTCTTTTTGTTTGA